In a single window of the Cygnus olor isolate bCygOlo1 chromosome 5, bCygOlo1.pri.v2, whole genome shotgun sequence genome:
- the LOC121070448 gene encoding olfactory receptor 4M1-like — protein MTLGNFSRVTEFILLGLSDRRELQILFFAFFFLAYAMVLLGNLLIIVTVKVDPKLSSPMYFLLCNLSFIDICCTSVTSPRMLVDLLSQRKTIAFEDCIAQLFFLHFVGATEMFLLTVMAYDRYTAICKPLHYTAIMSQQVHLCNHFYNER, from the coding sequence ATGACACTAGGAAACTTCTCCAGGGTGACTGAATTTATCCTTCTTGGGCTTTCTGATAGAAGGGAGCTGCAAATCCTcttctttgccttctttttcctgGCCTATGCCATGGTTCTCCTGGGGAACCTTCTCATTATTGTGACAGTCAAAGTTGACCCCAAGCTGTCCTCACCTATGTACTTTCTGCTCTGCAACTTGTCCTTCATAGATATCTGTTGCACCTCTGTCACCTCTCCCAGGATGCTGGTGGACCTGCTCTCACAAAGGAAGACCATTGCCTTTGAGGACTGTATAGCCCAGCTGTTTTTTCTGCACTTTGTTGGGGCAACAGAGATGTTCCTCCTGACAGTGATGGCATATGACCGCTACactgccatctgcaagcccctgcactacaCAGCCATCATGAGCCAGCAG